The following coding sequences lie in one Methylosinus sp. PW1 genomic window:
- a CDS encoding bacteriohemerythrin produces the protein MSLITWSSEQFATNVSKHDIEHQEIFRLLNVLGDSVASGDRDAVGRDLDALIAYVAEHFASEEANFEAYGYPAYPGHKAEHDKLVATALDLQKKFHAGEAEVTADTAAFLVGWLTDHIPKIDKLYGSFLNEKGVA, from the coding sequence ATGTCGCTCATCACCTGGTCGTCCGAGCAATTCGCCACCAACGTCTCCAAGCATGACATAGAGCATCAGGAAATTTTCCGTCTGCTGAATGTTCTCGGCGATTCCGTCGCGAGCGGCGACCGCGACGCCGTCGGCCGCGATCTCGACGCGCTCATCGCCTATGTCGCCGAGCATTTCGCCTCGGAGGAGGCGAATTTCGAAGCCTATGGCTATCCCGCCTATCCCGGCCACAAGGCCGAGCACGACAAGCTCGTCGCCACCGCGCTCGATCTGCAGAAAAAGTTCCACGCCGGCGAGGCGGAAGTGACCGCCGACACGGCGGCCTTTCTCGTCGGCTGGCTGACCGACCATATTCCGAAAATCGACAAGCTCTACGGCTCCTTCCTCAATGAGAAGGGCGTGGCGTAA
- a CDS encoding ABC-F family ATP-binding cassette domain-containing protein — MIRLENISKQNGQQLLFIETSAALLPGEKVGLVGPNGAGKTTLFRMIAGQERPDEGQVSVDRGVTIGYFNQDVGEMAGRSAVAEVMDGAGPVSAVAAELAELEAAMADPDAAENFDAILERYGEVQARFEELDGYALDGRAREVLAGLGFSQEMMDGDVGALSGGWKMRVALARILLMRPDAMLLDEPSNHLDIESLIWLEGFLKGYPGALLMTSHDREFMNRIVGKIIEIDGGSLNSYSGDYEFYERQRAQNELQQQAQFERQQAMLAKEIKFIERFKARASHAAQVQSRVKKLDKIERVEPPRRRQSVAFEFAPAPRSGEEVATLARVSKRYGSRSIYEGLDFQVRRRERWCVMGVNGAGKSTLLKLIAGATQPDEGAAALGANVKMGYFAQHAMELLNGEHSVFEALEDAFPQAGQGALRTLAGCFGFSGDDVEKKCRVLSGGEKARLVMAKMLFDPPNFLVLDEPTNHLDLGTKEMLVEALAAYEGAMLFVSHDRRFLAALSNRVLEVTPEGVQQFGGGYTEYVARTGREAPGVHG, encoded by the coding sequence ATGATACGCCTCGAGAACATCAGCAAGCAGAACGGCCAGCAGCTCCTCTTCATCGAAACGTCGGCGGCGCTGCTTCCCGGCGAGAAGGTCGGCCTCGTCGGCCCCAATGGCGCCGGCAAAACGACGCTCTTCCGCATGATCGCGGGCCAGGAACGGCCGGATGAAGGCCAAGTGTCGGTCGATCGCGGCGTCACCATCGGCTATTTCAACCAGGATGTCGGCGAGATGGCCGGCCGCAGCGCCGTCGCCGAGGTGATGGACGGCGCCGGCCCGGTGAGCGCCGTCGCCGCGGAGCTCGCCGAGCTGGAGGCCGCCATGGCCGACCCGGACGCGGCGGAAAATTTCGACGCGATCCTCGAGCGCTATGGCGAGGTCCAGGCGCGTTTCGAGGAGCTGGACGGCTATGCGCTGGACGGCCGCGCGCGCGAGGTTCTCGCCGGCCTCGGCTTTTCCCAGGAGATGATGGACGGCGACGTCGGCGCGCTCTCCGGCGGCTGGAAGATGCGCGTCGCGCTGGCGCGCATTCTCTTGATGCGCCCGGACGCCATGCTGCTCGACGAGCCGAGCAACCATCTCGACATCGAAAGCCTGATCTGGCTCGAGGGATTTTTGAAAGGCTACCCCGGCGCGCTGCTGATGACCTCGCATGATCGCGAGTTCATGAATCGCATCGTCGGCAAGATCATCGAGATCGACGGCGGCTCGCTCAACTCCTATTCCGGCGATTATGAATTCTACGAGCGCCAGCGCGCGCAGAATGAATTGCAGCAGCAGGCGCAATTCGAGCGGCAGCAGGCCATGCTCGCCAAGGAGATCAAATTCATCGAGCGCTTCAAGGCGCGGGCCTCGCACGCCGCGCAGGTGCAGAGCCGCGTGAAGAAGCTCGACAAGATCGAGCGCGTCGAGCCGCCGCGCCGGCGCCAGTCGGTCGCTTTCGAATTCGCGCCGGCGCCGCGATCCGGCGAGGAGGTGGCGACGCTCGCGCGCGTCTCCAAGCGCTATGGCTCGCGCAGCATTTACGAGGGGCTGGATTTTCAGGTGCGGCGCAGGGAGCGCTGGTGCGTGATGGGCGTCAATGGCGCCGGCAAATCCACGCTGCTGAAGCTCATCGCCGGCGCGACGCAGCCGGACGAAGGCGCGGCGGCGCTCGGCGCCAATGTGAAGATGGGCTATTTCGCGCAGCACGCCATGGAGCTTCTGAACGGCGAGCACAGCGTCTTCGAGGCGCTGGAGGACGCTTTCCCGCAAGCCGGGCAAGGCGCGCTGCGCACGCTCGCCGGCTGCTTCGGCTTTTCCGGCGACGATGTGGAGAAGAAATGCCGCGTGCTCTCGGGCGGCGAGAAGGCGCGGCTGGTGATGGCGAAAATGCTCTTTGATCCGCCGAATTTTTTGGTGCTGGACGAGCCGACCAACCATCTCGATCTCGGCACCAAGGAGATGCTGGTCGAGGCGCTCGCGGCCTATGAGGGCGCCATGCTGTTCGTCTCGCACGACCGGCGCTTTCTGGCGGCCCTCTCCAATCGCGTGCTGGAGGTGACGCCGGAAGGCGTGCAGCAGTTCGGCGGCGGCTATACAGAATATGTCGCGCGCACCGGGCGTGAGGCGCCGGGCGTGCACGGGTGA
- a CDS encoding alpha/beta hydrolase fold domain-containing protein: MKESLAHCAVAGLLLVALLRPTSGADPAHASAYAWVPETISTDGRRLLAKIGGDHAIIPTLPEPGDHDGWARLQAAAAAARAVDLAAVRTQGVAVSRIETDGASYFDIAPNGLVDDGSVVVYLHGGAFVYFDARGALEGMAKLARVFRRRIVVVDYRLAPAAKWPQITGDVVAVVKRLLAGGAQMRRIAMFGDSAGGNLAVATTLKMRDEGLGLPAAVATWSLLADFRNAADTRVTLRDADPIMSYERQIKNAMLAYADAKDWAHPHVSPVYGDFEKGFPPALIQAGTREILLSDSVRLYQAIEAAGGTAKLDVYEGMPHVFQGQIPNAPESRLAVAKMKAFFDQHLSR; the protein is encoded by the coding sequence TTGAAGGAATCGCTCGCGCATTGCGCCGTGGCGGGATTGCTGCTGGTCGCGCTGCTGCGGCCGACATCGGGAGCCGATCCGGCCCACGCCTCCGCCTATGCTTGGGTTCCCGAAACGATTTCGACGGACGGCAGGCGGCTGCTGGCGAAAATCGGCGGCGATCACGCCATCATCCCCACTCTGCCGGAGCCCGGCGATCATGATGGCTGGGCGCGGCTGCAGGCCGCCGCGGCGGCGGCGCGCGCGGTCGACCTCGCCGCGGTGCGGACGCAAGGAGTCGCCGTCTCGCGGATCGAGACGGACGGCGCCTCCTATTTCGACATTGCGCCGAACGGGCTCGTCGATGATGGATCGGTCGTCGTCTATCTCCATGGCGGCGCCTTCGTGTATTTCGACGCGCGCGGCGCGCTCGAGGGAATGGCCAAGCTCGCGCGCGTCTTCCGCCGTCGCATCGTCGTCGTCGATTATCGCCTCGCGCCTGCGGCGAAATGGCCACAGATCACCGGAGACGTGGTCGCTGTCGTGAAGCGCCTGCTCGCCGGCGGCGCGCAAATGCGACGCATCGCCATGTTCGGCGATTCCGCCGGCGGCAATCTCGCGGTCGCGACGACGCTGAAAATGCGTGACGAAGGCCTCGGCCTGCCGGCCGCTGTGGCGACCTGGTCGCTGCTGGCCGATTTCCGCAACGCCGCCGACACCCGCGTCACGCTGCGCGACGCCGATCCCATCATGTCCTATGAGCGCCAGATCAAAAACGCCATGCTCGCCTATGCGGATGCGAAGGATTGGGCGCATCCTCATGTGTCGCCGGTCTATGGCGATTTCGAGAAAGGCTTTCCGCCTGCTCTTATTCAGGCGGGCACGCGCGAAATTCTGCTCAGCGATTCTGTGCGGCTCTATCAGGCGATCGAGGCGGCGGGCGGGACCGCCAAGCTCGACGTCTATGAAGGAATGCCGCATGTGTTCCAGGGGCAGATTCCGAACGCGCCGGAGTCGCGCCTCGCCGTCGCCAAGATGAAGGCCTTTTTCGACCAGCATCTTTCGCGGTGA
- a CDS encoding GTP-binding protein: MTDKIPVTVLTGYLGAGKTTLLNRILTEQHGRRYAVIVNEFGEIGIDNDLVVGADEEIFEMNNGCICCTVRGDLIRIIEGLLKRRGKFDAIIVETTGVADPAPVAQTFFVDADVKEAARLDAVVTLADAKFLAQRLADAPEAKNQIAFADVIVLNKTDLVTREELAEVEGRIRAINPYATLHHAVKADVPIAAVLERNAFDLDRILEIEPRFLEAEDHDHHDHDHGHHEHEHEHEHEHECGPDCGHDHHHEHAHHDHDEHGRHDDHGHGLKHYHDEEMGSVSILHEGELDPNVFVPWLNEFVQREGADILRCKGIVAFTDEPKRFVFQGVHMILDGDLQRDWRPDEKRSARLVFIGRKLKEETIRESFETEVLRRK, translated from the coding sequence TTGACCGACAAGATTCCCGTCACCGTCCTCACCGGCTATCTCGGCGCCGGCAAGACGACTCTTCTCAACCGCATCCTCACCGAGCAGCACGGGCGGCGCTACGCCGTCATCGTCAATGAGTTCGGCGAGATCGGCATAGACAATGACCTCGTCGTCGGCGCCGACGAAGAAATCTTCGAGATGAACAACGGCTGCATCTGCTGCACCGTGCGCGGCGATCTCATCCGCATCATCGAAGGTCTGCTGAAGCGCCGCGGCAAGTTCGACGCGATCATCGTCGAGACGACCGGCGTCGCCGATCCCGCGCCGGTGGCGCAGACATTCTTTGTCGATGCGGATGTGAAGGAGGCGGCGCGGCTCGACGCTGTGGTGACGCTCGCCGACGCCAAATTTCTGGCGCAGCGCCTCGCCGATGCGCCGGAGGCGAAGAATCAGATCGCCTTCGCCGACGTCATCGTGCTGAACAAGACCGATCTCGTGACGCGCGAGGAGCTCGCCGAGGTCGAGGGCCGCATTCGCGCCATCAACCCTTATGCGACTCTGCATCATGCGGTGAAGGCAGATGTTCCGATTGCGGCGGTGCTGGAGCGCAATGCTTTCGATCTCGATCGCATATTGGAGATAGAGCCGCGTTTCCTCGAGGCGGAGGATCACGATCATCACGATCATGATCACGGCCATCATGAGCATGAGCATGAGCATGAGCATGAGCACGAGTGCGGGCCGGATTGCGGCCACGATCATCATCACGAGCACGCGCATCATGATCATGATGAGCACGGGCGTCACGACGATCACGGCCATGGGCTGAAGCATTATCACGATGAGGAGATGGGCTCGGTCTCCATCCTCCACGAGGGCGAGCTCGATCCCAATGTCTTCGTGCCCTGGCTCAACGAGTTCGTGCAGCGCGAGGGCGCGGATATTCTGCGCTGCAAGGGCATCGTCGCCTTCACCGACGAGCCGAAGCGCTTCGTCTTCCAGGGCGTGCATATGATCCTGGACGGCGATCTGCAGCGCGACTGGCGCCCCGACGAGAAGCGCAGCGCGCGCCTCGTCTTCATCGGCCGCAAGCTGAAGGAAGAGACGATCCGCGAGAGCTTCGAGACGGAAGTGCTGCGGCGCAAGTGA
- a CDS encoding DUF3617 family protein encodes MRLHLSLGAAFCALCLPAFSPVLPAAADETPRRKPGLWRMEHVMQGAPSPSGGVEMCIDEKTDDIMRQNIGENGPKCEKLSFTRDGDKYRVSSVCKLDKSVTKTEGVFTGSFDSAYRGELHITYTPPIHNLASADMVLEAKWLGPCKPGQKPGDIVMPGLPGGQMNMQELIKKREQLRKGAQ; translated from the coding sequence ATGCGACTTCATCTGTCTCTCGGCGCCGCTTTTTGCGCGCTCTGTCTTCCTGCCTTTTCGCCTGTCCTTCCGGCCGCCGCGGATGAGACGCCGCGCCGCAAGCCCGGCCTTTGGCGCATGGAGCATGTCATGCAGGGCGCGCCCTCGCCGAGCGGCGGGGTGGAAATGTGCATCGACGAGAAGACAGACGACATCATGCGCCAGAACATCGGCGAAAACGGGCCGAAATGCGAGAAGCTGAGCTTCACCCGCGACGGCGATAAATATCGTGTCAGCTCGGTCTGCAAGCTCGACAAGTCGGTGACGAAGACGGAAGGCGTTTTCACCGGGAGCTTCGATTCCGCCTATCGCGGCGAGCTCCACATCACTTATACGCCGCCGATCCATAATCTCGCTTCCGCCGATATGGTGCTCGAGGCGAAGTGGCTCGGTCCGTGCAAGCCGGGCCAAAAGCCGGGCGACATCGTCATGCCGGGGCTGCCGGGCGGACAAATGAACATGCAGGAGCTCATCAAGAAGCGCGAGCAGCTCCGCAAAGGCGCGCAATAG
- a CDS encoding metal ABC transporter substrate-binding protein, which translates to MDSLRATSSNLSRLIGFPSRRATLATLALLVSPLRAQPAPPPPPRLPVVASFSILGDLVRIVGGDRIDVTTIVGANGDAHVYQPSPQDGRRLAAAKLVFVNGLGFEGWIDRLVSASKTKARIVTASRAVTPRKEGEGVDPHAWQDVANVKIYVANIRDALVEADPDGAARYKANAAEYLHALGGLDAEIVAAIDAIPRARRRVVSTHDAFGYFAARYGVEFIAPQGVSTDAEASARDIARIVDAVKTHKVAAVFLENIVDPRFAQRIAAETGAKVGGALYSDALSPPDGPAPSYVRLMRFNVKQLSEALAR; encoded by the coding sequence ATGGATTCTTTGCGCGCGACGTCCTCGAATCTTTCCCGTCTCATAGGGTTTCCGTCTCGCCGCGCCACGCTGGCGACGCTCGCGCTCCTCGTCTCGCCGCTTCGCGCCCAGCCTGCGCCGCCGCCGCCGCCGAGGCTGCCTGTCGTCGCGAGCTTTTCCATTCTCGGCGATCTCGTCCGCATTGTCGGCGGCGACCGCATCGACGTCACGACCATTGTCGGGGCGAACGGCGACGCCCATGTCTATCAGCCGAGCCCGCAGGACGGGCGTCGCCTCGCCGCGGCCAAGCTCGTTTTCGTCAATGGCCTCGGCTTCGAAGGCTGGATCGACCGGCTCGTTTCCGCCTCCAAGACCAAAGCGCGCATCGTCACCGCGAGCCGAGCCGTCACGCCGCGCAAGGAGGGGGAAGGCGTCGATCCGCACGCTTGGCAGGATGTCGCCAATGTCAAAATCTATGTCGCCAACATAAGAGACGCGCTCGTCGAGGCCGATCCGGACGGCGCCGCGCGCTACAAGGCCAATGCTGCGGAATATCTCCATGCGCTCGGCGGGCTCGACGCCGAGATCGTCGCGGCGATCGACGCCATTCCGCGCGCGCGCCGCCGCGTCGTCTCCACCCATGACGCTTTCGGCTATTTCGCGGCGCGCTATGGCGTGGAGTTCATCGCGCCGCAGGGCGTCTCCACCGACGCCGAGGCGAGCGCGCGCGATATCGCCCGCATCGTCGACGCGGTGAAGACGCATAAGGTCGCGGCGGTGTTCCTCGAGAATATCGTCGATCCGCGCTTCGCCCAGCGCATCGCCGCGGAGACCGGGGCCAAGGTCGGCGGCGCGCTCTATTCGGACGCGCTCTCCCCGCCGGACGGTCCCGCGCCGAGCTATGTGCGGCTCATGCGCTTCAATGTGAAGCAATTGAGCGAGGCGCTGGCGCGCTGA
- a CDS encoding metal ABC transporter permease has translation MLHELFIAPFVDYEFMRRALVGAIALSISGCPLGVFLILRRMSLAGDALSHAILPGAALGYLACGLSLPAMTFGGLLAGLAVAVASSAAARWTALREDASLAAFYLVSLALGVALVSVKGSNVDLLHVLFGSVLALDDATLIFLAAIASFTLSALALAYRALALDTFDPLFARRVSPLGEWIPFAFLALVVLNLVAGFHALGTLMAVGIIMLPAASARLWTRDLTGALPLAAAIGAVSSYFGLVLSFRTGLAAGPVIILMAGGAYFLSLIFGKTGGVIRLRRPKRHLEG, from the coding sequence ATGCTGCATGAGCTCTTCATCGCGCCTTTCGTCGATTACGAATTCATGCGCCGCGCGCTGGTCGGCGCAATCGCTTTGTCGATCTCCGGTTGCCCGCTCGGCGTCTTTCTGATTCTGCGCCGCATGTCGCTGGCCGGCGACGCGCTCTCGCACGCCATTCTGCCGGGCGCGGCGCTCGGCTATCTCGCCTGCGGCCTGTCGCTGCCGGCGATGACTTTTGGCGGCCTGCTCGCCGGCCTCGCGGTCGCCGTGGCGTCGAGCGCGGCGGCGCGCTGGACGGCTCTGCGGGAGGACGCCTCGCTCGCGGCTTTCTATCTCGTCTCGCTGGCGCTCGGCGTCGCGCTCGTCTCGGTCAAGGGCTCGAATGTCGATCTGCTGCATGTGCTGTTCGGCTCGGTGCTGGCGCTCGACGACGCCACGCTGATCTTCCTCGCCGCCATTGCGAGCTTCACCCTCTCGGCGCTCGCGCTCGCCTATCGGGCGCTGGCGCTGGACACTTTCGATCCGCTCTTCGCCCGCCGCGTCAGCCCGCTGGGCGAGTGGATTCCCTTCGCCTTTCTGGCGCTGGTGGTGCTCAATCTGGTGGCCGGCTTCCATGCGCTCGGCACGCTGATGGCGGTCGGAATCATCATGCTGCCGGCCGCCTCGGCGCGGCTGTGGACGCGCGACCTCACCGGGGCGCTGCCGCTGGCGGCGGCGATCGGCGCGGTCTCCTCCTACTTCGGCCTCGTCCTGTCCTTCCGCACGGGCCTCGCCGCTGGACCCGTGATCATCCTCATGGCGGGCGGCGCTTATTTCCTCTCTTTGATCTTCGGAAAGACCGGCGGCGTGATTCGCTTGCGGAGGCCCAAGCGACATTTGGAGGGGTGA
- a CDS encoding metal ABC transporter ATP-binding protein, which yields MTAGAIRLENVTLGYERRPAVHHLSGVVEAGAGLAVCGPNGAGKSTLLKALAGLLPPLGGRIVYDGLALRDIAYLPQSAEIDHAFPIDVLDFVSMGAMRRIGLFGRVGAGERTRIASALAAVGLEGFEDRAIGALSGGQMQRVLFARLLVEDCPVILLDEPFGAIDARTIDDLVKIIARWREEGRTVVAVLHELDLARRAFPQALLLAREPIFWGATQEALSEARLAQASRMVEAYDREAEECRRDETPHAA from the coding sequence ATGACCGCTGGCGCGATCCGGCTGGAGAATGTGACGCTCGGCTATGAGCGCCGCCCGGCCGTTCATCATCTTTCCGGCGTCGTCGAGGCCGGCGCCGGGCTCGCCGTCTGCGGACCCAACGGCGCCGGTAAATCCACTCTGCTCAAAGCGCTCGCCGGCCTGCTGCCGCCGCTCGGCGGCCGCATCGTCTATGACGGCCTCGCGCTGCGCGATATCGCCTATCTGCCGCAATCGGCGGAGATCGATCACGCCTTTCCGATCGATGTGCTGGATTTCGTCTCCATGGGCGCGATGCGCCGCATCGGGCTTTTCGGCCGCGTCGGCGCCGGAGAGCGCACGCGCATCGCATCGGCGCTCGCCGCGGTCGGGCTCGAGGGTTTCGAGGACCGCGCGATCGGCGCGCTCTCCGGCGGCCAGATGCAGCGCGTATTGTTCGCGCGGCTGCTGGTGGAGGATTGCCCGGTCATTCTGCTCGACGAGCCTTTCGGCGCCATAGACGCCCGGACCATCGACGATCTGGTGAAGATCATCGCCCGCTGGCGGGAGGAGGGCCGCACCGTGGTCGCGGTTCTGCACGAGCTCGATCTCGCCCGCCGCGCCTTTCCGCAGGCGCTGCTGCTGGCGCGCGAGCCGATCTTCTGGGGCGCGACGCAAGAGGCGCTGTCCGAGGCGCGTCTCGCGCAGGCGAGCCGCATGGTCGAGGCGTACGATCGCGAGGCCGAGGAATGCCGGCGCGACGAGACTCCCCATGCTGCATGA
- a CDS encoding glycerate kinase: MSDDYRTLLRAMFDAAVGAAHPSVCLPAFLEKIAPPKGRTIVVGAGKAAASMAAAVEAHWPHPIEGLVVARYEHGAPTSKIEVIEASHPVPDAAGRAAAGRILQKVQGLTEDDLVLALISGGGSALMALPADGVTLEEKQAVNKALLKSGATISEMNCVRKHLSAIKGGRLARAAAPAKVVALMISDVPNDDLSVIASGPTVPDPTTREDALAVIAKYKIDAPAAVLAYLATDACETPKPGDKIFDRVENILIATPQGSLDAAAAVASKGGFTPLILGDLEGESRDVALVHAGIARQIARHAQPIAPPVAIISGGETTVTVRGNGKGGRDAEFLLALTLALEGFGGISAIACDTDGIDGSEDNAGAIMTADSFARAAAQGVDLKALFANNDAYTAFEKLGDLLVTGPTRTNVNDFRVILVPGRAS; the protein is encoded by the coding sequence ATGTCTGACGACTACCGCACGCTCCTCCGCGCCATGTTCGACGCCGCTGTCGGCGCGGCGCATCCGTCCGTCTGCCTGCCGGCCTTCCTCGAGAAGATCGCGCCGCCCAAAGGCCGCACCATTGTCGTCGGCGCGGGCAAGGCGGCGGCCTCCATGGCCGCGGCGGTCGAAGCGCATTGGCCGCATCCGATCGAGGGGCTCGTCGTCGCCCGTTACGAGCATGGCGCTCCCACCTCAAAGATCGAGGTGATCGAGGCCTCCCATCCGGTGCCGGACGCCGCCGGCCGCGCCGCCGCGGGCCGCATATTGCAAAAGGTGCAGGGCCTCACCGAGGACGATCTCGTGCTCGCGCTGATTTCGGGCGGGGGCTCGGCGCTGATGGCGCTGCCGGCCGATGGCGTGACGCTGGAAGAAAAGCAGGCCGTCAACAAGGCGCTGCTGAAGAGCGGCGCGACCATTTCCGAGATGAATTGCGTCCGCAAGCATCTCTCCGCCATCAAGGGCGGACGCCTCGCCCGCGCCGCCGCGCCGGCCAAGGTCGTCGCGCTGATGATCTCCGACGTGCCCAATGACGATCTCTCCGTCATCGCCTCCGGTCCCACAGTGCCGGACCCGACGACGCGCGAGGACGCGCTCGCCGTCATCGCCAAATATAAGATCGACGCGCCCGCCGCCGTGCTCGCCTATCTCGCAACCGACGCCTGCGAGACGCCCAAGCCCGGCGACAAGATTTTCGACCGCGTCGAGAATATTCTCATCGCGACGCCGCAAGGCTCGCTCGACGCCGCCGCCGCAGTGGCGAGCAAGGGCGGCTTCACGCCGCTCATCCTCGGCGATCTCGAGGGCGAGTCGCGCGACGTCGCGCTGGTCCACGCCGGCATCGCGCGGCAGATCGCGCGCCATGCGCAGCCGATCGCGCCGCCTGTGGCCATCATCTCCGGCGGCGAGACGACCGTCACCGTGCGCGGCAATGGCAAGGGCGGCCGCGACGCCGAGTTCCTGCTGGCGCTGACGCTGGCGCTCGAGGGCTTCGGCGGAATCTCCGCCATCGCCTGCGACACCGACGGAATCGACGGCAGCGAGGACAACGCCGGCGCGATCATGACCGCCGATTCCTTCGCGCGGGCGGCCGCGCAGGGCGTCGATCTCAAGGCGCTCTTCGCCAATAATGACGCCTATACCGCCTTCGAGAAGCTCGGCGATCTCCTCGTCACCGGCCCGACGCGCACCAATGTGAATGACTTCCGCGTCATTCTCGTGCCCGGCCGGGCGAGCTGA